The following nucleotide sequence is from Candidatus Marinarcus aquaticus.
ACTTGATAATATTGCTAAATCAACCAATTATAATGGTACGCAATTGATTTCAAATGCAGCTGGTAATGCTGCAGCTACTGCAATGACATTCCAAGTGGGTGAAGATTCAACCAATAATGCAATTAGTACAAGTACCATTAATGCAAATACAACGGGTTTAAGTTTAAATGCATATACCAGTATTACTACTATTGGTGCAGGTTCAGCTGCAACAGCACAAACAACAGTTGATACGGCCATTACAGACCTGAATAAATACCGAAGTGCAGTGGGTTCTGTACAAAACCAAGTAGAGTCAGCAGTACGAAACTTAATGACTCAAGCAACAAATGTAAAAGCGGCTGAAGCAATTATTCGAGACGTTGATTACGCGGAAGAATCTGCTAACTTCAACAAACAAAACATTATCTCGCAAGCGGGTGCTTATGCAATTGCACAATCTAACGCTGCGCAACAAAACGTATTGAGACTTTTACAATAAGTCGTTAAAGCAGTAGCATCGCTACTGCGATATACGTTTCTGTGAAAACGTTCTTAGATTACTTCGAATAACAAAGTAATCTAGTTCAAGCACTTTATTTTCTTTTATGAAGCCCAAGGGTTATCCACCTTGGGCTTTTATTCCCCTTTTCACAGGGATTTTATAATCTTTATTTAATGGATTTATGACTATACTATTACATGAATAAACAACAAGAATTTGAACAACTGCAACAAACTTTGCAACAAATATTTATTAAAAATTTCAACTTCTTTAAAACAACTTATCCCCATTTATATCAACAAATTATTGAGTTTGAAAATTTACATATTGAAAACCACTCTATTGAGTTTATTAATGACTCTTTTCAACTTATCAATGTAAATAACAAGCAAACTTATTACAGTATGGATCCCTTTGTAGAAGCAAAACAGCGACTCAATGCTTTTAGTTTTTCAAATGCCTTTGCCATGATTAAATTAGATGCAATAAAAAAAGAGCGTCATTATGAAAATGAAATCAATGCCTATGAATACCTCAATGAATATATCGAACACATAAATGAAAACAACATCAACCATGCCATCCAAAAGTTTGTATTTATTGGAACGTTATTGGGTGTTCATCTGAATGATTTTCATGCACAATTTCAAGCCAAATCATATTTAATCATCGAACCTGATATTGAGATATTCAGACTCTCAATGTTTATGACCGACTACACAGAATTAGCCAAAGATGCTTCACTACACTTTTGCATCGCTCAAAGCTCATTGGAGTTTAATACAACGATACAAAAGTTTTTACAAGACAAACAAGAGTTCAACCATCTTATTCACTATGAACTTTCCCACAAAACATATGAACACTATCTTGAAACGCTCTCTTTACAGCTTACACAATTCAGTGAAATGAGATACCCGTTTAGTGAATACCTCATCAGTTTAAAACGAGGATACGAATACTTTTTAAAAGAGCATAAACCCATTTTAAATCTTTCAACCAATTACTCATTTTTCAACGACAAACCCGTAATTTTATTGGGAGCTGGTCCCTCTTTAGGTGAAAACATTCAATGGTTACAAGAGCATAAAGATACGTTTATCATCGTTGCAGCCTCTGCCACACTTAAACAACTTGAACTTCATAACATAAATCCTGATATTGTTATATTAATTGAAGGCAAACATGAAGTCATCACGCAATTTCCTGAGACAAACCAGATATTTGAAAAGAGTATTATTCTTTCATCCATAAAAATTGATGCAGCTGTATATGCCCGATTGAAAAACAATCCCATATTTTTTATGCAAAATACCTTAGAACTCTTTTTCGAAAATGGATTTTTTTCAGGTATTACCGTTGGAGATGTAGGTATAGATGTGCTGCTTAAGTTAGGAAGCAATGAGCTTTATTTATTAGGAATTGATGCAGCTATCAGTAAAACAGGAGCAACTTATGTCAATACTCACCCCTCTTCAAGCAGTGTGGATTTAACACAAACAAAAGATTCGCCATCTGTAGATTTTGAAAAAGACATTCACTATGTTAAAGGGAATTTTGAAGATGAAGTGCCTACATTTACAGAGTATTTTGAGATGATAGAGCACCTCAAAGAGCGCTTAGCACATTTAAACAGCGATACTCGTATCTATAACTTATCGGATGGTG
It contains:
- a CDS encoding 6-hydroxymethylpterin diphosphokinase MptE-like protein yields the protein MNKQQEFEQLQQTLQQIFIKNFNFFKTTYPHLYQQIIEFENLHIENHSIEFINDSFQLINVNNKQTYYSMDPFVEAKQRLNAFSFSNAFAMIKLDAIKKERHYENEINAYEYLNEYIEHINENNINHAIQKFVFIGTLLGVHLNDFHAQFQAKSYLIIEPDIEIFRLSMFMTDYTELAKDASLHFCIAQSSLEFNTTIQKFLQDKQEFNHLIHYELSHKTYEHYLETLSLQLTQFSEMRYPFSEYLISLKRGYEYFLKEHKPILNLSTNYSFFNDKPVILLGAGPSLGENIQWLQEHKDTFIIVAASATLKQLELHNINPDIVILIEGKHEVITQFPETNQIFEKSIILSSIKIDAAVYARLKNNPIFFMQNTLELFFENGFFSGITVGDVGIDVLLKLGSNELYLLGIDAAISKTGATYVNTHPSSSSVDLTQTKDSPSVDFEKDIHYVKGNFEDEVPTFTEYFEMIEHLKERLAHLNSDTRIYNLSDGAYFYNTTPRHPNDIVFSEDSFDKQSLHKELKIFLESHSKHQMNEKDIKAIQKEKKVLKKLISLKTDTNIYKNFLQLKRKFEYSIVMSIVNKYFNLTNPYYNFFEDKSVVEPIRQKQIETLFQKIDSIYSDIKER
- a CDS encoding flagellin is translated as GNSAIALLQIADKSMAEQSNILDTVKAKLIQANTATTSSAGRNAIAADIAKLLTQLDNIAKSTNYNGTQLISNAAGNAAATAMTFQVGEDSTNNAISTSTINANTTGLSLNAYTSITTIGAGSAATAQTTVDTAITDLNKYRSAVGSVQNQVESAVRNLMTQATNVKAAEAIIRDVDYAEESANFNKQNIISQAGAYAIAQSNAAQQNVLRLLQ